The Rhodothermales bacterium genome includes a region encoding these proteins:
- a CDS encoding ATP-binding protein, whose product MKGFRIQCALRVIMLACTILAGIYGALTYASLLLGGVAAVLTGGQLISLIRFVDRTNRELSRLLLAIRYSDFSQAFHAAGLGGSFSELGQAFTAVMEDFRKARAEKEEHVLYLNTVIQHIGIGLLAFQQQGSIGLINNAAKRLLRVPYLKNVRALGDFSVELVETLLGMHAGDKALVKVVDGDELLELVMYATEFRLHGQLYTLVSIQDIQAELEEKEIQSWQKLVSVLTHEIMNSITPIASMADTANDLLRDLAPNGPADEARETLDDVHMAMQTIARRSQHLLHFVNAYRSLTRIPRPNLGIFPIHKLFGAIEHLFRTSLEEARIALEISIDPVELDVTADPELIEQVLINLIKNAIEALRGRPDARIALIARMSARGRTVIQVRDNGPGIPPEAVDRIFIPFYTTKKEGSGIGLSLSRQIMRQHGGALSVVSEPDLRTTFTLRF is encoded by the coding sequence ATGAAAGGCTTCCGCATCCAGTGCGCCTTGCGCGTGATAATGCTCGCCTGCACAATACTCGCCGGCATCTACGGCGCGCTGACGTATGCGTCCTTGCTGCTGGGCGGGGTAGCTGCCGTGTTGACAGGAGGACAACTCATTTCGCTCATCCGGTTCGTCGACCGCACGAACCGCGAGTTGAGCCGGCTGCTGCTCGCCATCCGATATTCAGACTTCTCGCAGGCCTTCCACGCCGCAGGATTGGGGGGATCGTTCAGCGAGCTCGGACAGGCGTTCACCGCCGTCATGGAGGACTTCCGAAAGGCGCGCGCGGAGAAGGAGGAGCACGTGTTGTACCTGAACACGGTCATTCAGCACATCGGTATCGGCCTCCTCGCCTTCCAGCAGCAGGGGAGCATCGGTCTGATCAACAACGCGGCGAAACGATTGCTGCGTGTACCGTATCTGAAAAATGTGCGGGCGCTGGGCGATTTCAGCGTCGAACTGGTGGAAACGCTACTCGGGATGCACGCCGGCGACAAAGCCCTCGTCAAGGTTGTCGATGGAGACGAACTGCTGGAGTTGGTCATGTATGCGACGGAATTCCGCCTGCACGGCCAGCTCTACACCCTCGTGTCGATCCAGGATATCCAGGCCGAACTCGAGGAGAAAGAAATTCAGTCGTGGCAAAAGCTCGTCAGCGTCCTTACCCACGAGATCATGAATTCGATCACACCGATCGCCTCGATGGCGGACACGGCGAACGATCTATTGAGGGACCTGGCGCCGAACGGTCCGGCCGACGAAGCCCGGGAAACGCTCGACGATGTACACATGGCGATGCAGACCATCGCGCGGCGCAGCCAGCATCTGCTCCACTTCGTCAATGCCTATCGGAGCCTGACTCGCATTCCCCGGCCGAACCTCGGTATTTTCCCGATCCATAAGTTGTTTGGAGCGATCGAACACCTGTTCCGCACGTCGCTCGAAGAGGCTCGTATCGCGTTGGAGATCTCCATCGATCCGGTGGAACTGGATGTCACGGCGGACCCCGAGTTGATCGAGCAGGTGCTGATCAACCTCATCAAAAATGCCATCGAGGCGTTGCGAGGGCGGCCGGATGCGCGCATCGCCCTCATCGCTCGGATGTCGGCGCGCGGTCGAACGGTCATCCAGGTACGTGACAACGGGCCAGGTATCCCGCCGGAAGCCGTCGACCGGATCTTTATCCCATTTTACACCACCAAAAAAGAGGGCTCCGGTATCGGACTCAGCCTGTCGCGCCAGATCATGCGGCAGCACGGCGGCGCTCTGAGCGTCGTCTCGGAGCCGGACCTACGGACGACGTTTACGCTTCGCTTTTGA
- a CDS encoding sigma-54 dependent transcriptional regulator — protein MMSDFGSLLIVDDDADVLQAARLLLKKHARRVHTENRPERIPELLQNETYDIILLDMNFTRDVASGREGFFWLDKILAIDPAAVVVLITAFGDVEMAVNAIKAGATDFVLKPWQNEKLLATLTAARRLRSSRAEAGMLRDTRRQLMSDMDQRYQDFVGESPAMQRVFEQIDKVADTDASVLILGENGTGKELVARALHRHSLRAEHPFVGVDMGAVADTLFESELFGHVRGAFTDAREDRMGRFEMASKGTLFLDEIGNLSLAKQSKLLTSLQQREIVRIGSNKPVPIDVRLICATNMPLYEMVDAGTFRQDLLYRFNTVEIHLPPLRERPEDIEPLANHFLQRFARKYGRPVHALAAAAIAQLKAYHMPGNVRELEHMIERAVIMTESNTLQREDFFFAGTRKPDAEGLVFDAYNLEEVERTVIRKALDKHEGNISKAAKELGLTRAALYRRLEKYRL, from the coding sequence ATGATGAGTGACTTTGGCAGCCTATTGATCGTGGACGACGACGCAGACGTCTTGCAGGCCGCGCGCCTGTTATTGAAGAAACATGCGCGCCGCGTCCATACCGAAAACCGGCCCGAGCGCATCCCCGAGTTGCTGCAGAATGAAACGTACGACATCATTCTGCTGGACATGAACTTCACGCGCGATGTCGCGAGCGGCCGGGAGGGTTTTTTCTGGTTGGATAAGATTCTCGCGATCGACCCGGCGGCCGTGGTCGTGCTCATCACCGCGTTCGGGGATGTGGAGATGGCGGTAAACGCGATCAAAGCCGGCGCCACGGATTTTGTGCTCAAACCGTGGCAAAACGAGAAGTTGCTCGCGACGTTGACGGCAGCGCGTCGGCTGCGCTCGTCAAGGGCCGAGGCCGGCATGCTGCGCGACACCCGGCGTCAGCTGATGTCCGACATGGACCAGCGCTACCAGGACTTTGTAGGGGAGTCGCCGGCCATGCAACGCGTGTTCGAGCAGATCGACAAAGTAGCCGACACGGATGCGAGTGTGCTCATTCTGGGGGAAAACGGAACGGGCAAAGAGCTCGTTGCCCGCGCCCTCCACCGACACTCCCTGCGCGCGGAGCACCCCTTTGTGGGCGTGGACATGGGCGCCGTGGCGGACACGCTCTTCGAGAGCGAGCTGTTCGGCCATGTCCGCGGCGCGTTCACCGACGCCCGGGAGGACCGCATGGGGCGTTTCGAGATGGCTTCGAAGGGGACGCTGTTCCTCGACGAAATCGGCAACCTGTCGCTCGCCAAGCAATCGAAGCTGCTCACGTCGCTCCAGCAGCGCGAGATCGTCCGTATCGGATCCAATAAACCTGTTCCCATTGACGTCCGGCTCATCTGTGCGACGAACATGCCGCTGTACGAGATGGTGGATGCGGGGACTTTCCGGCAGGATCTCCTCTACCGTTTCAACACGGTCGAAATCCACCTCCCCCCCCTGCGCGAGCGCCCGGAGGACATCGAGCCTCTGGCCAACCACTTCCTGCAGCGTTTTGCCCGAAAATACGGCCGGCCCGTGCATGCTCTGGCGGCGGCGGCTATCGCACAGTTGAAGGCGTACCACATGCCGGGCAACGTCCGCGAGTTGGAGCACATGATCGAGCGAGCGGTGATCATGACGGAATCGAACACCTTGCAGCGGGAGGATTTTTTCTTCGCGGGGACGCGCAAGCCCGACGCGGAGGGGCTCGTGTTCGACGCGTACAATCTCGAGGAGGTCGAGCGCACCGTAATCCGTAAAGCGCTAGACAAACACGAGGGCAACATCAGCAAGGCAGCAAAGGAACTGGGCCTGACACGTGCCGCCCTCTACCGCCGGCTGGAGAAATATCGGTTATGA
- a CDS encoding ABC transporter ATP-binding protein, producing MIKATNLKKAYVTEEVETTALNNVNMEIKEGEFISIMGPSGCGKSTLLNILGLLDSPSEGSYTFLGHETANMSERQRAGLRKGNIGFVFQSFNLIDELTVYENVELPLLYLGMSTSEREQRVTASLDRVQITHRKGHFPQQLSGGQQQRVAIARAVVASPKLILADEPTGNLDSTHGEEVMALLTQLNEAGTTIAMVTHSPADAEYSHRIVHLFDGHIVTENFLKQRYIAPA from the coding sequence ATGATCAAAGCCACCAACCTCAAGAAGGCGTACGTGACGGAGGAGGTCGAGACTACGGCCCTCAACAACGTCAACATGGAAATTAAAGAGGGCGAGTTCATCTCGATCATGGGCCCCTCGGGCTGCGGGAAATCGACCCTCTTGAACATCCTCGGGTTGCTGGACAGCCCGTCGGAGGGCTCGTATACCTTCCTCGGGCACGAGACCGCCAACATGTCCGAGCGCCAGCGCGCCGGCCTACGCAAGGGCAACATCGGCTTCGTGTTCCAGAGCTTCAATCTGATCGACGAACTGACGGTGTACGAAAACGTCGAGCTGCCCCTGTTGTATCTGGGGATGTCGACCTCGGAGCGGGAGCAGCGGGTGACGGCGTCGCTGGATCGGGTGCAGATCACCCACCGGAAGGGCCACTTTCCCCAACAGCTTTCGGGTGGACAACAGCAGCGCGTGGCCATCGCGCGGGCTGTCGTGGCCTCGCCGAAGCTGATCCTCGCGGACGAGCCGACGGGTAACTTGGACTCGACCCACGGCGAGGAGGTGATGGCGCTGCTCACCCAACTCAATGAAGCCGGCACCACCATCGCCATGGTGACGCACTCGCCGGCAGACGCGGAATACAGCCATCGGATCGTCCACTTGTTCGACGGACACATCGTCACGGAGAACTTCTTGAAGCAACGCTACATCGCGCCGGCGTGA
- a CDS encoding ABC transporter permease yields the protein MLKSYLTIALRNLRRHKSYAFINIFGLAVGLAACCLILLYVRDELLFESMHKRADRIYRVHLEGALAGQTFNSATTSAPMAAALRQDYPEVESAARIWGTGRVLLRSGDRSFYEEDFFWADSTVFEVFSFHFLQGNARTALNRPDGLVITESTARRYFGEADPLGKTLTLDNQLDLTVTGVISDMPDNTHFQFDMLGALLSQDRSRSPEWIGNSFYTYVLLREGHAGDVLEAKFPDLVRTYAGPQLQQATGQSYEALLTSGVRYGFYLMPLRDIHLHSKAENDFAVNGDIQYVYILLAVAVFIVLIACINFMNLSTARSANRAREVGLRKVLGSDRRRLVQQFLGESVLMAIVAMVIALALMVALLPVMNTLSGKSLSLDLFRDPAIALGLLGVALTAGLLAGLYPAVVLSSFRPIEILKGQFTTGARGLWMRRVLVVTQFAISMMLLVGTGVMYNQLRFMQERDLGFRGAQAVVLPIETEAMRRHYPALSDALQAHPGVEHVAAGNGVPGRFMNDTVFRPEGGTNEDLKNLKVASISDTYIETLGLEMAAGRPFSSDVTSDSTQAFLLNETGARLFGWSPEEAVGKKVAWVSRNDDGTDEMRTVVGVVRDFHLESMQLEIKGMIFYPGPQAFTNVVVRVRPGDMPATLAFLESTWTTYEPGFPFRYFFLDEDFGRLFERERRLGQMFTGFTALAILIACLGLFGLASFITQQRTKEIGVRKVLGASVPVILLMLSREFTRMVLWACVLAFPVAWFVMDRWMDGFAYRTELGWGVFALAGLATLLIAWLTVGYQSIKAALADPVKSLRYE from the coding sequence ATGCTCAAAAGCTACCTCACCATCGCCCTGCGTAACCTACGCCGGCATAAAAGCTACGCGTTTATCAATATCTTCGGTCTCGCGGTCGGGCTGGCGGCGTGTTGCCTGATCTTGCTGTACGTCCGCGACGAGTTGCTATTCGAATCGATGCACAAGCGGGCGGACCGGATCTACCGCGTGCATCTGGAAGGCGCCCTCGCCGGCCAGACCTTTAACTCGGCCACCACGTCGGCCCCGATGGCAGCGGCGTTGCGACAGGACTACCCGGAGGTCGAGTCCGCCGCCAGGATCTGGGGCACAGGGCGTGTCCTGCTGCGTAGCGGTGACCGCTCGTTTTACGAGGAGGACTTTTTCTGGGCGGATTCGACGGTTTTTGAGGTCTTTTCTTTTCACTTCTTGCAGGGGAATGCCCGTACTGCCCTCAACCGACCCGATGGTTTAGTCATCACTGAATCTACCGCACGTCGCTATTTCGGTGAGGCGGATCCCTTGGGAAAGACGCTGACGCTGGACAACCAGCTCGACCTCACGGTGACGGGGGTGATTTCGGATATGCCGGACAACACCCACTTCCAGTTCGACATGCTGGGCGCGCTCCTCAGCCAGGACCGCAGCCGAAGCCCGGAGTGGATCGGCAATTCGTTTTATACCTACGTGCTCCTGCGAGAAGGGCATGCCGGCGACGTGTTGGAGGCCAAATTCCCGGATCTGGTGCGCACCTACGCCGGCCCGCAGCTTCAACAGGCGACCGGGCAGAGTTACGAGGCACTCCTCACTTCGGGCGTCCGCTACGGCTTTTATCTCATGCCCCTGCGCGACATCCACCTGCACTCGAAGGCCGAAAACGACTTCGCGGTCAACGGCGATATCCAGTACGTGTATATCCTGCTCGCGGTGGCCGTTTTTATCGTGCTCATCGCCTGCATCAACTTCATGAACCTTTCGACGGCTCGATCGGCGAATCGGGCCCGGGAGGTGGGGCTGCGTAAGGTGTTGGGGTCGGATCGCCGGCGCCTGGTGCAGCAGTTTCTTGGCGAGTCGGTCCTGATGGCGATCGTGGCCATGGTGATCGCCCTCGCCCTCATGGTGGCGTTGTTGCCGGTAATGAATACGCTGTCCGGGAAGTCGCTCTCGCTCGACCTCTTCCGCGATCCCGCGATCGCGCTCGGGTTGCTGGGTGTCGCCCTCACGGCCGGATTGCTGGCCGGGCTTTATCCCGCCGTCGTGCTTTCGTCGTTTCGCCCGATAGAAATCCTGAAGGGCCAGTTCACCACCGGCGCACGTGGACTGTGGATGCGACGTGTGCTGGTGGTCACCCAGTTCGCAATTTCGATGATGTTGCTGGTGGGCACCGGCGTGATGTACAACCAGTTGCGGTTCATGCAAGAGCGCGACCTCGGGTTTCGCGGGGCGCAGGCGGTGGTGCTTCCCATCGAAACCGAGGCTATGCGCCGGCACTACCCGGCGTTGAGTGATGCGTTGCAGGCCCATCCAGGCGTGGAACACGTCGCCGCGGGCAATGGAGTCCCTGGACGGTTTATGAACGACACCGTGTTTCGTCCGGAGGGCGGGACCAACGAGGACCTTAAAAACCTGAAGGTAGCCTCGATCAGCGACACGTACATCGAGACCCTCGGGCTGGAGATGGCCGCCGGCAGGCCTTTTTCGAGCGACGTGACGTCGGACTCCACCCAGGCGTTTCTGCTCAACGAAACCGGGGCCCGGTTATTCGGGTGGTCGCCCGAGGAGGCCGTCGGCAAGAAGGTGGCCTGGGTATCCCGAAACGACGATGGGACGGATGAGATGCGGACGGTCGTAGGCGTCGTGCGCGACTTTCACCTGGAGTCGATGCAGCTGGAAATCAAAGGGATGATCTTTTATCCCGGACCGCAGGCGTTCACGAATGTCGTCGTGCGCGTCCGCCCGGGGGACATGCCGGCGACCCTCGCGTTCCTGGAATCGACCTGGACGACGTACGAGCCGGGGTTTCCTTTTCGCTATTTCTTTCTCGACGAAGACTTCGGCCGGCTCTTCGAGCGCGAGCGCCGGCTGGGCCAGATGTTCACCGGCTTCACCGCGCTGGCCATCCTGATCGCCTGCCTCGGATTATTCGGACTCGCGTCGTTCATCACCCAGCAGCGCACCAAGGAGATCGGCGTGCGCAAGGTGCTCGGGGCGAGCGTACCGGTCATCCTCCTGATGTTGTCGAGGGAGTTCACGCGGATGGTCCTCTGGGCGTGTGTCCTCGCGTTCCCGGTCGCCTGGTTTGTGATGGATCGCTGGATGGACGGGTTCGCCTACCGCACCGAACTCGGCTGGGGCGTGTTCGCCCTGGCCGGCCTCGCCACCCTGCTCATTGCCTGGCTTACGGTGGGGTATCAATCCATCAAAGCCGCCCTCGCCGACCCGGTGAAAAGCCTCCGCTACGAATGA